Part of the Bacteriovorax stolpii genome, CCTAACCACAAGCTTGCGACTTTAGTTAAAGAATTAGATATTCCGCTTTTAAACCATCACCGCGCAACCGATGATGCTTTTGCGGCCTTAAAAGTTTTCCTACACTCGCTTGATCGTGTAAGAACGCCCCTCTCTCCAATGCTCAAACGCCACGGCCATCTCTTCACTTTGAGTGAATTTGAGAAGCTGGACATCGAAGAGCTGCCGGAGAAATTTAAAATCTTAGAAAAACTGGTGAAAGAAGCGGCCGTCGTGGAAATTCTCTACAGCGGTGGAAATCATAAGAACGAATGGCGTCCGGTAAAGTTAACTAGTTTACTAAACTCGCCGGAAGGAAATATTCTGTATGCACGCTGCCTATGGAGTGATATGCAGAAGTCCTTTAAGCTAAAAAAACTAACAGATCTTCGCTCTCCAGGTGCTGAAGACATCGCCAAATGGCTCAAGAAATAATGAAAGATTTTATTACAAAAGAAAATATGTGGTACCGCTTGCAGCAGCTGATTATCTTGGTTCTGCACCTAATTCTTCTTAAATGGATGTACTACACTCTGACAAATTCAGGACGCCTAACAATGACGGAAGTGTTCTATCACTTTATCGGCATGTCGATCATGGGCGCTTGTTTAATCAGAGGAACTGCCTGGTGGGCACGTCACCACTACATCAAAGAAATCAAAAAAGACTTAGCAGAAAATAAAACAGAAACGGATGCAGGAAAGAGCGAATGAGCTGGACTCATGAGTTTAAAGAAGCGCTGAAAAACAATCAGGACCTGAAAGATTTTTTCGGGTGTGACTTTCCTCAGGTGAATTATCCGGTTTTT contains:
- a CDS encoding 3'-5' exonuclease: MIKTQSANDLNLTAAEKARVLEFFPQGIIAIDLETTGLSPLVDRIIEIAAMKITPEETTVFQTLINPQIPIPPHTTAIHNITDEMVKDSPILQAVLHELKHFMADLPVVAHNAKFDMGFVVMGMQKSNLELSSNDVYCSCKLARHTHMELPNHKLATLVKELDIPLLNHHRATDDAFAALKVFLHSLDRVRTPLSPMLKRHGHLFTLSEFEKLDIEELPEKFKILEKLVKEAAVVEILYSGGNHKNEWRPVKLTSLLNSPEGNILYARCLWSDMQKSFKLKKLTDLRSPGAEDIAKWLKK